From Bacteroides uniformis:
ATATTGACCGTACCTGCACGGCGGGCATCGACGTTGCCCGTCACGGTGATGTTGTTCCCGTTCACCAGCCAGTCGCGCGACACACGGAAACGTCCGGCAGAAGGGGTACGGCTTTGGGTCTTGTTCGTCAGTGTATAATAGGAAGAGGCGGGAGTGCATTCAAGGCGTGCGCTGTCGCCCCGTTCGCCGGGTGTGGCGGTAACCTTCACCACTCCTTTATTCAGCATCAGCGGTGAGAGGTAGGGCTGGAAGGAATAGGGAGTATCATCCCACAACCAGCCGCTGCCCCAGTACAAGGAGTCTTTCATGGAGACATCTCCATACACCTTGCCTTTGATGACAGAGAAGGGGAAACGGGCCACGGTAGCCACCAGGGAATCCAATGCCTCTTCATCAAACTCCGGGTCGTAACCGCCTATCACATACATATCCCCCTGCAAGGTATCGCGCTCAATGGTTCCCTGATACCACACTTCCGTACGGAACGGCTCGTCGGCTTCGGGACGGGAAAGGGCGGTAATGGTGGTCAGCAGCTTCATGGTGGAAGCGGGACGGGAAAGCTTGTCCGCCTGATAGCCGTACAAGGGCTTTCCGGCAGTCAGGTCATAGACCGAAATGGCCACATTAGAGCCTGCGGGAAGTTTGTGTTCTATCAACGCATCAATCCGCGCAGAGAGCGGCTTCACCGGAGTTACCGTCTCTTGGGGCCATAATGGGAGCAGGCAGACGGATAAAATTAACAGCAACAATATCCTTTTCATAAATATATTTATCTTTAAAGGCAAAAGTACGACAATCTTACAAATGAACAACAACGAGGTAGTCTTTTCATAAATTATATCCAGCCATCCATCTTAATATTCCTTTAAAAATACTACTTTTGCATAGATTGCATAGGCAAAATCTCCCAGTTACTATCACTCTAAAATTGATGTACCATGAAACTACAACTTACAATTGCCAGCTTTACAATATGCCTCCTTTTCTCCCCCATGCTTCGGGCACAAGAATCTCCGCGCATTGTCAGTTATGACTTAACCGTACAGATTGATGTACCGAACCGACAAGTCGAAGTTGGCGGTTCGTTTGAAGTCGATTTCCATGACAGTGACTCAATCTCGTTGGTACTATGGCGCCATGCCCGTATCGACACACTACGCCACAGCAGCCGGGAGATAACCTACCGTTTCGATACGCTTGCCCCGGCACCTGCCCAATTCATTCCCGACGGACGGACCTTGACCCTCTACCGGCCGGCAGGAGCCGATGACCGCTGCCGCATAAATACCCGTTACACACTCTACATGCAGGAAGTGCAGGGCCCTGCAAAATCATTCAATGACCATTGGATTGAACTTGGTTACTATACGGGATGGTATCCTGTCTGCAACGGTAACCGGGCAGATTATTCGCACTTACGAATCGGCATCACTGACGGTTATACGGTGAGCGGCTCAGGTATTATTTCCCATACAGAAGAAGGGATATGGGAAATGGAGCAACCTTGGGAGAATTTCGACAATGTTATCCTGGCTTCACCCATGCTGAAAAGCCGCCGCATCAATGATAACGGAACTACCATTGAACTTATCTATACAGACTTCCCGGATGCCGGTGCAGACTCGGCACTTCAATGTTGCCACAATGCCTTGAAATTCTTCCGACGCCTTTATAAAATTGCGGGAGATGAGAATATTTACATGAAATTCCTGCTTTCAGCTTCCGGCACCTCAGGAGGGTACAGCCGTAAAAATTTCATTATGCTCAGTTCCCGAACATTCAATGAATATGTACTCAAG
This genomic window contains:
- the dacB gene encoding D-alanyl-D-alanine carboxypeptidase/D-alanyl-D-alanine endopeptidase, encoding MKRILLLLILSVCLLPLWPQETVTPVKPLSARIDALIEHKLPAGSNVAISVYDLTAGKPLYGYQADKLSRPASTMKLLTTITALSRPEADEPFRTEVWYQGTIERDTLQGDMYVIGGYDPEFDEEALDSLVATVARFPFSVIKGKVYGDVSMKDSLYWGSGWLWDDTPYSFQPYLSPLMLNKGVVKVTATPGERGDSARLECTPASSYYTLTNKTQSRTPSAGRFRVSRDWLVNGNNITVTGNVDARRAGTVNIFSSQDFFMHTFMERLQARGIRCIPAAEAEVSYLFGEFRQDSLSVRMASYETSVQDVVKQIMKESDNLNAEAMLCRLGVQSSGKKRVSAEDGLSAIRMLIKEMGYNPDRYNLADGCGLSNYNYISPELLVSFLRYAYSRTDVFQKLYKALPIGGVDGTLEFRMKKGTLSHRNVHAKTGSFTAINCLAGYLKARNGHEIAFAIMNQNALSGREARAFQDAVCDEVIR
- a CDS encoding M1 family aminopeptidase codes for the protein MKLQLTIASFTICLLFSPMLRAQESPRIVSYDLTVQIDVPNRQVEVGGSFEVDFHDSDSISLVLWRHARIDTLRHSSREITYRFDTLAPAPAQFIPDGRTLTLYRPAGADDRCRINTRYTLYMQEVQGPAKSFNDHWIELGYYTGWYPVCNGNRADYSHLRIGITDGYTVSGSGIISHTEEGIWEMEQPWENFDNVILASPMLKSRRINDNGTTIELIYTDFPDAGADSALQCCHNALKFFRRLYKIAGDENIYMKFLLSASGTSGGYSRKNFIMLSSRTFNEYVLKNTAHEIGHFWWNKAPVESWHDWLNESFAEFSALQYIRHARDEKAYAAYIDAYRKETRHIRPIWGIDRNDREAHLALYRKGSVLLADLLVRVGEEPFFNFLAGVIQAHITDTSAFLDFAESRLGRKNRDWIEKRLKE